The window GATTGACAAAGAATCTTATACGTGGCAGATCAAGCTGCAAGTCTCCCAGTAGTGTATCGAACATCCACGAGATATGTCTATCCCAGGAGCGATAAGGATGAGTACACGAAGTctgagcttctcgagcacTAAACGTGCAGTCCCATGTTTCACTGTGTGTGTCGTTTTGTAAAGCGCTCATGGTGTCCATGATATCTTTGCCACTCAATTTTAGAAAAGGTAGAAGGTTTTTGGTCATTGTGTCGAATTCATCGATGATAGGAGAATTGTTCGTAGCAGCAAACTCGTACCATGCTCGAAAGCCAGGTGGAGGTTCCACTCCATACCGACGAATATATTCGTCATGAGCTGCAAGGTAGCTTTGAGACTGCATTCGCTTCATATTTTCGAAACCTTCTTTGGCGCTATTTATCATGGCCTCGACCGGGTGACTGGGAGAATCATCAAAGCTGAGTTGAGCCGCGGACTTTAGCGAATTAATGGCGACAGTATTCTGTATGTGCGGAACAATAACAAGAAGTGGAAGAACCCACAAAACTTGCTTATAGTTCATTTGCCTGGGCAGCATATGGATAATTTGGCCGATGGCAAAAAGTGTGCTTGAGATGCAAAAGATCACATGCATATTCGTAGATAGTGCAGAGAAGTCAATCATGGCGACAATGCTAAATGTTTGTATGGCGGTGGCAACAGCCACAGAGCTTTGCTGAGCCTTTGCAAAATGTCAAAAGGGCTTCCGCGTGagtatgaagaagatgcgTAATGCAGACTTACTGTACGTATTAAAAAGACCCAGGACAGAGCCTTTCCAACGCCTGGTGCTATTGCGGCCACCAAATTACTCAAGCTGAAGCCAAATAAGCAAGATTCTATCCCCACCCCAATGAGCAGAAGAACGACAGCCCGCgatgagagagatgagacGGAACTTTCGTCTATGATGAGCGGAAAGGCGTTGGTAGATGTCTTCCTTCTGGGAATCATTGCCATGTAAACAAGAAGGAGAACCGTGGCCGGAATGACAGATATAATGGATTTGTGATAGTCACTACTCGCCAAAGCAAGCATTGGCATTGTAGAAAATATCACAACTTTCCATGTCTCAACTTTGCTGCCTCGCGCTTGTAGCGAAACAGGAATTGTCGTCAAAAAGGAGTCAGCCTGAAATCGCCTTTGCAATAGCAACAGAACAGGCGTTAAAACCGGCTAGGCATTTGTTTAGTCGAATATGCGTGTCATTTTCATGGAGACAACGTACAAAAAATTGGATCACTCTGTTCTCCGTCTTATATGCACATGAAAAGGCAATGGATAGAGCAATGATCCACAAAGAGCCCGGCGCTTTGGACTGGGCAGTATTCTTTTCTGAGTAAGAACCGCTAATTTCGGATTTTAGATCGCTATATTTCACAGTCCTGAAAAGGGCGGGCAACATCATCCAGCATAATAGCTCAGAGTATATCTCGGATCTCGTCGATGAAGTATATTCCGTGAAAATGGTGCACAGTAGGGCCGCCCAAACCGTCCCCGTTATGGGATCCCTGAACTTCAAATGTGGCTCCCACATGGTTGCGATTTGCTCTGTCGGGCGTGCGGTCTGACGAAAGCCCCAAGATAATTAAGAAGTCTTGCCGAAGAATGAACGTATGTATCAAGTCATACTTGCAATTTCTTCCTCGATCAGGTATTCGGTTATTATTGGTGCCATGCTTCGCATTCAATTGCTCTATGCGCAGCGCAGCAATTAGCTCCACTGTGCACGACAGCCATTTAGGGGCTGTGTAGCTTCTTTATACGCTTTTGCGACCACTCTCTTGACACGAAACCTCCTTCACATTCGGTCTTTAACGAGGCTAAGATCCACAACGGCTGCGACCCAAAATGGCTAAGTTGTTATTAACCCCTGAAGGCCATTACGGTCTCGGCGGCCAACAAACAGCCTGTGGCAAAGAATGGCTCGAGTGCCATGCTAGAACATGATGACTTTGAGCGAGCACAGTAAAGGGCAGACTTTAAAGCAGCTGCGTAGGTGATCAGCTTGTATATCGTTTTTTCGAGAGGGAGATAAACCACGTTGATAGGCTAGGCCGAGTTAAGAGATGCAGAGTAGAGGAAATGAAGTCCTACGCCGAGACTAAACATTGTAGAACAGACGAGGTAAAGTTGTTAGTACGTGAGCTTTTATTGGGTCGATCAGTTAACTACAGGCTGGCatgggagaagatgctgctgagcATTGCATCGATATTTTGAGGATATGGCACTGATCAACAGATTTCCAGATTGGTCACAGCGGCTGTTCCACTGACGCCCGCTGCACTGCACAAAGGCTGTGCTCAATAGGTATTGCACAGCATGCAAGACGCCTGTAGGATGATGGCTGTGGTAGCGTTTCAAGCAGGATGCGACTTGGCGACGTCTCGGCTCCCCCTTTTAGCATAGCCACTATTGAAAGAGCGCTAGCCGGCAACTAGACAAAATAAGAAGAGCGCGGAGTTCTTGGCTTGCTTGGGAACATTGAAGTGGGGTAAAAACTTCGCGAAACGGCCTGTTCCATTGGTCGATAACAGGTCTGGTGAGTGTAATATTTCCCCAATACGAGGAAACCAACGGCTATAGCGCTTGGCATTTCCACCAGGGGCTGGTTTCTACTCAAGCACTGCTCTTGGCATGAATAACAGTAGTGATCAGAGAATCTTCCGTGCTCTAAAGTCCCCGTTATGAAGCTGTCATTCCTGCGTCAGCAGATCTAAATCCTTCCTTGGCTGCCGGCGATAGAGATCGATGATCGATGATCGAGGATCGCTTCCTTTGACCGATGGTTGGTGTAGTATCCATATTCCTGGGGGAGCAGCTCCACTGGGGAGTTGACTCTGCAACTGGTGCTCTTAACCTAGACTTGTAAACAAATATGCTCACAAACAAAGTTGATGTGTACATTTACGCCCGCAATATGCCTTGTTAGTTTTCTAAAGCTGTGTCAACTCCTAGAAGTTGCAGCAAAGCAGATTCCATCCAGCCTTTAAATTAATACAAAAAGAGTTTGTTTAGCAACGCTAGAAGCAGGTGACTTTTCGAAACCAAGTTGGGCGAAATGGTGGGCCATGGCAACATCCGCCCTTTGGTAGCCCAATCTACATTGCTTATACCTTTAATACATTGTACTCTACTCTTCTGTAAAGATTCTACAATACATGTTAATCCTGTGCCTGACGAGGATAAGGTTCTGCCGGCGACGCCTTTGGATCATGCCGGACCACTATAATTCCGGCCCGAGCATGCACTTGGAAGCACCTCGGAAGTCGGAAAGTGcggcctcgtcatcttttGCCCTTTGAACCAAATCCTCTGCATCCTCCGTCATAATCGAAATAGATGCACTCTCTTGATGCGTGGGCCGTGCTGGACATGTCGCAAGCGCACTATTCAGTGCGATCAATCCCGCTTTCCATGCGCCAAATGTGAGAAGGCGGGGCTGGAATGCCTCGATAAAAGACCATTGAGATGGGTGAAAGGCGTAGCAATTCGCGGTAAGATGAGGGGACAAGGTTTCGACACAAATAAATCACCTCTAGCACAGCCTAGGCGAAAACAACTGTTGCCAAATGCCCAGAAAGGGTGGGCTATGGAAGCTGGTCCTTCGCCTGCGTTGCCGGATCCTCATGTAAGCAGCGTGGAGAGATTTTATATCGACTACTGTGAGTTGGCGCTAGCTTGACGGAGGGAGCTTTGCTTTGACGAGTATGCTGATATCAATGTAGACGAAAAACGTGTTTGCAAACTGTACATCTTGTACGACAGTGACAGCAACCCTTTCCGCAAATTACTTCCTTACGCTCTGGAAGATGTGGCTTTGCAAAAGTCCATAGTCGCTCTGGCAGCGCGGCACTTTGCCAACACGGGATATTCTTTTGATCGGATAGAGGCGAATAGTTCACATCGATATGAAAAAGCTGAACTATCTGCACTGCAGTTCAAAAAGCAATCTATAGATGCTCTATCCCGTTCACTGTCGCATACAGAGTCCTGTAAGAAGGATGCGACACTGGCAAGTATCTTATTACTGATATTTCTTGACCTTCTCGAGTCGGGGATTGATGGCTGGAGTTTGCACATTCAAGGTGCCAAAGTCATACATCAGTTACTAGCCGAGCTGGGCTCCAATGGCGATACCAAGGTAGACCATGGGCAGACGGCCACGGAGATAAGACAGTTCATCACCAGGCAGCTTTTTTTGTACGcaaatttcttttctccacATCttgaaccttttttttactgaCAGCTACAGAATTGAAACACTCGGAACCGCGTTTTCAAGTTCGACGCCAGTATTTGAAAGCCCTGTCGAAGGTCAAGAGAGCATACACCAAGAATCCATTGTGAGGAGCTTTTTGGGATGCCCCGAATTCATTTTAAGAGCGATATCGTTCTTTTCCAATCAGCGAGCTCTTATGGAATCTCAAAGAAGTACTATCGATACCATCGCCATGCTCGAATTGACTGAAGAGTTCAACTGCTTTGAATGGGCATCGAATTTCCAGCAACCCGAACCGTCTTCCACCAAGGAAATCGATCAGCTCTGTATGCTATCCCAAGCCTACAAAAATGCTGCTTTGCTATATGGAAGGCATGTCCTTGGCCCATGGACAGACACAACGCGAAATGATGAGTTGGTATCTCAATTGCTTCGTCTGGTGGAAACTCTTAAAAACAATGCGACATTGTTTAAGTGCCTTCTCTGGCCGACGTTTATGGCCGGTCTTGGTAGCCAAGcacaaagccaaaaagaTGCTGTCATCGGACTTCTAGGGAGTCTCTGGGATTCGACGAATTGACTAAATGTGATTAGTGCTTCGAAAATTCTGCAAGACTactggaaaaagaaagaacagaCAGACACTCGAATACAGGGGACGACTGGCATAGACGAGTTGGCTTATGGCTGGCTTCTTATATAGCTTTGCAAAAACGGCCATGCTTGAAACAGGGTCGCTATAGTAATTTATCTGCGAGGATTATGAGCAATGTACATTCCTGACAAACTGCACGACACGAAGTTGAAGTAACATTAACACGATGCCTCAAGATATGTCTTTTTCGCTAAGCCTTTGAGTTGCAGAGTTCTGGAAGTAAGGGTTATTTTAAAGAATGGTCGCCGGTAGCATTATCCCTAAAGCAAAACAACTGAAACTCCATTCACTTTTGATAGGCTGCTTTGGAAAGTTCGAATGTGGAATTTGCTGCTTTTGTGAACTATTAAACTTGTGTGGAGAATagagtatatattatataaagcaAAATGGAGAGGCTTAGAAATACTATCAAACTACTTTACTCCCATTGCTTCATCAGGGCATTTGTCTCAATCTCATTGTCAAAGTCGACAAGATGCGTCGAATGACACCAGGGCTTCAACGTCTCCTCCCTGCGAATGAACGTAGAGAAGAATGAGCTCCACTTCAGGCGGGGATAAGCTTCGTTGATTTGCGCACGAGTAGTGTCGTGAACCAACTTCTCAAAGTCTTTAACATGCGGGTGAACGCCAGTATTGTCATACGTCGTGGCCAGTTGAATGAGTTGGCCAATGTAAGTAATTGTCCCATCTACGCCCATATCTTCGTGGCGAATGATTCCCTCAGACACAGCCTCTGCCTGATCTTGAGTAGCGCCAAAGTCCTTGACAATACCGAGTGCTTTGATACCTCCATAAATGTCAAAAGACATGCGCGTTGCTGTCAGATTCTCTTCTGTGGTGCCAATATCGTGTAACAAGCATGTCAAAGCCCATGTCGCAGGATTGAGAGAAGCGGCAATTTGGGGAAATTGCTGCTTGGTGATGACCATTCCTGATGCACTGttaacaaacaaacaaaagtATAGTCTGAGGGCTCTCTGATATACCGTAGAAGTAGACTCTCATGGAATGGTGCAAAGTTTCGCGAGGTAAAGTTTTCTGTGCATATTCAAAAGTCTTTGCAACGACAGGATCGTCAAACGGAAACTTTACGCTGTCGATTGAAAGAGGCTCCGGGTCGTTGTTGAAAGGCTGGCCACTGAATATTTTACCAGCATTAGCTGGCGTGCTAGTCCAACCGTTGGCTGCAGTTTCGTTCTGGCACATTGTGTCTTTTGTTGAGGGTTGAGATTGTAGTATAAAAGATGAAAGTCTGGGTAGTTGCCTGGTGTGTGTAAGTCTTGTAAAGTGAAGGATAGCGGACACTTTAAATATTTCGTCGCAGCCATCGCTGCAATGACGTACGGATATACCGTTTATAGGTTATAAGCTTGATCAATCCGATACGGCGCCGAGATAGAGTCAAAATGAGAAACTTCTTGTGTATAGCCGGGCTAATTCGGGGTCATAGAAGCTTCCACCGAATTGTGCCTTGTGCTCAGTGAATTTTACTTACCCAATTAGGCAGTTATGACATGTGGGGCTGGAAAGGCTAATAATCGCCACCACGATAatgcggcatctccatcgaCTTACAGATAATCTCACTCACACATTATCAGATCATGGCAAGGTAGGTGGGCAGGAgggtttctttctttcagtTTTTTCTTTGAATTGGCTGAGTTTAACACAATTCCACCATGCACAATAACCCTGATGCATATACGATCGTAAGAGCTTTTCGCAAATCTTTTCATGAATCCTACCTGACTTGTTCAATGCCAAGAGCAGCGTTCGGAAATACttactaaatatatatgTTATCTATATATAGAATGAGTAAATCGAAGCATCGTACATCTTTTGGCAGTACCTAAAAGTTACATTTGTTCCGACTAGCTCGAATCTTGAACTTAGTCCCGCTTGATAATCTCTTTTCGATTTATGGAAGCCCCGTCCACAAATACCTTCGCCCTAATGCTCTTTCATGCTTGACCCGAACCCTAAAGCTGCCCCAATGTTAAGTTATCCGAATGCTTAAGCTTCACTCGTGAAGTGATTGATTGGTGTGGATACGATGGATTGGATCCTGGTTCTCCTAGCCAAGACTCATGGCGGATGAGAATGGTGCTGACTAAAATCCCTATGTAGCAAGGCCATGTGTCCTACCTCTTGACTGTTGTAAGTATTGTTGTTGCGCCTGTTTGCGCACTTTTTGCAACTAACTCTCTCATTGTCCGATATTGAAGCTTAGCAGACGAGTCATGGATGCTCCCGAATCACCCGTCCGCCGGCCGAATAGCATGGATCGGGCACTCGTCAAATGTGAAACAGTCAATCAAGTTAACTCGTATCCTAAAAATGTAAATATTATGTTATTAAAACACTCTAACACTCCACTTTGATATTTCTGCCTGCTTTGACTCATTCCAAATCCTTGGAACACCAAATTCACCACTCATGCAGCATCGATGCCCTGGCAGAGATCAGTGCCGTTGACCCGACAAGTCTATCGCACTCTACTATTAGCCTTCTCAGACATCATATCCAGTCTAAGAGCCGCATTAATATTACCTAGCAAGAGAGAGGTTGCTGCATATAACGGTATGCCAGACCAGACTCAGACTAAGTGCAATTTGCGTCTCGACACTCTGACTGAAATGAGACTTTTGAAGAATCTCATCAAAGGCTGGCTCAAGTGAGCTGCAACGGCCATCAGTTGTATTCTAAACTTGGCTATACCGCAACTCTTGCCTCGAGTCTTTTCTATAACTCTGATTTGCCCCCCGTCACTTGGCAAGCAGC is drawn from Trichoderma atroviride chromosome 7, complete sequence and contains these coding sequences:
- a CDS encoding uncharacterized protein (EggNog:ENOG41), whose protein sequence is MCQNETAANGWTSTPANAGKIFSGQPFNNDPEPLSIDSVKFPFDDPVVAKTFEYAQKTLPRETLHHSMRVYFYGMVITKQQFPQIAASLNPATWALTCLLHDIGTTEENLTATRMSFDIYGGIKALGIVKDFGATQDQAEAVSEGIIRHEDMGVDGTITYIGQLIQLATTYDNTGVHPHVKDFEKLVHDTTRAQINEAYPRLKWSSFFSTFIRREETLKPWCHSTHLVDFDNEIETNALMKQWE
- a CDS encoding uncharacterized protein (EggNog:ENOG41~TransMembrane:11 (i12-30o36-53i74-93o99-117i138-156o162-180i201-222o228-245i252-271o277-294i306-325o)~CAZy:GT90), whose product is MWEPHLKFRDPITGTVWAALLCTIFTEYTSSTRSEIYSELLCWMMLPALFRTVKYSDLKSEISGSYSEKNTAQSKAPGSLWIIALSIAFSCAYKTENRVIQFFPVLTPVLLLLQRRFQADSFLTTIPVSLQARGSKVETWKVVIFSTMPMLALASSDYHKSIISVIPATVLLLVYMAMIPRRKTSTNAFPLIIDESSVSSLSSRAVVLLLIGVGIESCLFGFSLSNLVAAIAPGVGKALSWVFLIRTAQQSSVAVATAIQTFSIVAMIDFSALSTNMHVIFCISSTLFAIGQIIHMLPRQMNYKQVLWVLPLLVIVPHIQNTVAINSLKSAAQLSFDDSPSHPVEAMINSAKEGFENMKRMQSQSYLAAHDEYIRRYGVEPPPGFRAWYEFAATNNSPIIDEFDTMTKNLLPFLKLSGKDIMDTMSALQNDTHSETWDCTFSAREAQTSCTHPYRSWDRHISWMFDTLLGDLQLDLPRIRFFVNHLDEPRVVVPPQLTTGQHYQDQRFNLTNLSHQPVYRTIIQPCESHKNGYAIEKSEALTFGLPFVSNSSSAIDLCQHPEYEQQHGLIMSPVSFNLIEGLVPLLSTGTLSTMADILYPSPAYLESEFQYEENSDIPWDQKANKLYWAGSTTGGFATDDNWRSYHRQRFISLGQNLGYRQHSYLQKRGGYIQRIKSSILDRRLFDVSFTRIFQCTWKQCKSQRNFFSPKSWAHKDAALRSKLVFDIDGNGISGRYYKLLASKSTPLKQTLLKEWHDDRLIPWVHYIPVSQSMDELPELVLYLTSTQRGQQRAQEIAEQGHEWFRKAFRTVDFSIYTYRLLLELARLQDPARDAIKV
- a CDS encoding uncharacterized protein (EggNog:ENOG41), whose protein sequence is MRGPCWTCRKRTIQCDQSRFPCAKCEKAGLECLDKRPLRWVKGVAIRGKMRGQGFDTNKSPLAQPRRKQLLPNAQKGWAMEAGPSPALPDPHVSSVERFYIDYYEKRVCKLYILYDSDSNPFRKLLPYALEDVALQKSIVALAARHFANTGYSFDRIEANSSHRYEKAELSALQFKKQSIDALSRSLSHTESCKKDATLASILLLIFLDLLESGIDGWSLHIQGAKVIHQLLAELGSNGDTKVDHGQTATEIRQFITRQLFLIETLGTAFSSSTPVFESPVEGQESIHQESIVRSFLGCPEFILRAISFFSNQRALMESQRSTIDTIAMLELTEEFNCFEWASNFQQPEPSSTKEIDQLCMLSQAYKNAALLYGRHVLGPWTDTTRNDELVSQLLRLVETLKNNATLFKCLLWPTFMAGLGSQAQSQKDAVIGLLGSLWDSTN